A genomic segment from Halomonas sp. TA22 encodes:
- a CDS encoding amidase, protein MTPCDLSATQARRLLGSKQLSAVELAESCIARTEAVNPAVNALVSHDYDTMLSHARQAQRAIDRGEPLGVLHGLPLCVKDMVDVIGLPTTYGSELYADNVAQADDPMVVQLREAGAVIMGKTNNPEWSAGGNTRNAVYGVTANPFDLSRSAAGSSGGSAAALACGMSPLATGSDTGGSLRNPAAFCGVVGFRPSPGVVPGHGRAMALLPLSTSGPMARTVEDTALMLSAMIRADRRDPWVSVVEDRSPHRGERFTHLPTYDLCSARIAVTHDFGFAMTEKTIADSFHDKLGQFGSLFARLDETHPNCEGADRAFAVLRAVLFSGHHRDLLLKYPDKVGPNIKLNVEEGERYSVLDVVDALNLQTRLYRHWQAFFDQHDFILAPTTTISPRDWHELYPREIDGQPTDSYYHWLSMAYASTLAGHPSITLPAGLDRNGLPFGLQIIGRRGEDLATLAFARELETLFAGNPQLARPRVDIDALQKAPPISQAEGFLGFG, encoded by the coding sequence TTCCAAACAGCTCTCGGCCGTTGAGCTTGCTGAAAGCTGCATCGCTCGAACCGAGGCGGTGAACCCCGCTGTCAACGCCTTGGTCAGCCATGACTACGACACCATGCTCTCCCATGCCCGCCAGGCCCAGCGAGCCATCGACAGGGGCGAGCCGCTGGGTGTTCTGCATGGCCTACCGTTGTGCGTCAAGGACATGGTCGATGTCATCGGGCTGCCGACGACCTATGGCAGCGAGCTTTATGCCGACAATGTTGCCCAGGCGGACGATCCGATGGTCGTGCAGCTGCGCGAAGCCGGTGCGGTGATCATGGGCAAGACCAACAATCCCGAGTGGAGTGCCGGGGGCAATACTCGCAATGCGGTCTATGGCGTGACGGCCAACCCCTTCGACCTGTCACGCTCTGCGGCGGGCTCGTCGGGTGGCTCGGCGGCGGCGCTGGCCTGCGGCATGTCGCCGCTGGCCACCGGCTCGGATACAGGCGGCAGCCTGCGCAACCCGGCGGCATTCTGCGGCGTGGTCGGCTTTCGCCCTTCACCTGGCGTGGTGCCTGGGCATGGTCGTGCCATGGCCTTGCTGCCACTGTCGACCAGTGGCCCGATGGCACGTACCGTGGAGGATACGGCACTGATGCTATCGGCGATGATTCGTGCCGATCGACGCGATCCCTGGGTCTCGGTTGTCGAGGATCGCTCACCTCATCGGGGCGAGCGCTTCACCCACCTGCCGACCTACGACCTGTGCAGTGCGCGGATCGCCGTGACTCACGATTTCGGCTTCGCCATGACCGAGAAGACGATTGCCGACAGCTTTCATGACAAGCTTGGGCAGTTCGGCAGCCTCTTCGCCCGTCTCGATGAAACGCACCCGAATTGCGAGGGGGCGGACAGGGCATTCGCCGTCCTGCGGGCGGTGCTGTTCTCCGGGCACCACCGCGACCTGCTGCTCAAGTATCCTGACAAGGTGGGACCCAACATCAAGCTCAACGTGGAAGAGGGTGAGCGCTACTCGGTGCTCGATGTGGTGGACGCGTTGAACCTGCAGACCCGGTTGTATCGACACTGGCAAGCCTTTTTCGACCAGCACGACTTCATTCTGGCGCCCACCACGACCATCAGTCCCCGCGATTGGCACGAGCTCTATCCACGGGAGATCGATGGTCAGCCCACCGACAGCTACTACCATTGGCTCTCCATGGCTTATGCCTCGACGCTTGCCGGGCATCCGTCGATCACGCTCCCGGCGGGGCTTGATCGCAATGGCTTGCCCTTCGGTCTGCAAATCATCGGACGCCGTGGCGAGGATCTCGCCACGCTGGCCTTTGCCAGGGAACTCGAAACGCTCTTTGCGGGCAATCCGCAACTGGCGCGCCCCCGGGTCGATATCGATGCACTGCAGAAGGCGCCACCGATCAGCCAAGCCGAGGGGTTTCTCGGTTTTGGCTAG
- a CDS encoding malonyl-CoA synthase, which translates to MNHNLFATLAERMRIRGDAPFIVTQRGAGYTHAQALETTARLAGALRQRGVTQGERVAVQVDKSPEAILLYLACLQVGGVYLPLNTGYTGEEIRYFLSDAEPALFVCHPAMFDEARRIAGECGCPAVETLGDSGEGSLMTIARDVEPCMAIAELGKRDLAAILYTSGTTGRAKGAMLTHDNLHSNARTLAEAWRFSEADRLIHALPLFHTHGLFVACNVVTISGASLLFLSRFDPDAIIEAIPDASVMMGVPTFYTRLLQDERLTRELTAHMRLFVSGSAPLTAETHQAFEARTGHAILERYGMTETNMNISNPYDGERIAGTVGMPLPGVEIRVTERETHQPLPSGEIGMLEVRGPNVFIGYWRMPEKTREELLDDGFFVTGDLAMVDERGYIHIVGRDKDLVITGGYNVYPKEVEQVIDELDEVVESAVIGVAHPDFGEGVTAVVVRQPYASLSEEEVIASLSDQLAKYKQPKRVIFVDNLPRNTMGKVQKNQLRQLYRDIYRPTH; encoded by the coding sequence ATGAATCACAACCTCTTTGCCACCCTGGCCGAGCGCATGCGCATTCGCGGCGATGCGCCCTTCATCGTGACCCAGAGGGGGGCCGGCTACACCCATGCCCAGGCACTGGAAACCACCGCCAGGCTGGCCGGCGCCCTTCGTCAACGTGGCGTCACCCAGGGCGAGCGCGTCGCGGTCCAGGTCGACAAGAGCCCCGAGGCGATCCTGCTCTACCTGGCCTGCCTGCAGGTGGGAGGCGTCTACCTGCCCCTCAACACCGGCTATACCGGCGAGGAGATTCGCTATTTCCTGAGCGATGCCGAGCCTGCACTGTTCGTGTGTCACCCCGCCATGTTCGACGAGGCCCGGCGCATTGCTGGCGAGTGTGGCTGCCCGGCGGTGGAGACCCTGGGCGACAGCGGCGAAGGCAGCCTGATGACGATCGCCAGGGATGTCGAACCCTGCATGGCCATTGCCGAGCTGGGTAAGCGGGATCTGGCGGCCATTCTCTATACCTCAGGCACCACCGGGCGCGCCAAGGGCGCCATGCTGACCCACGACAACCTGCACTCCAATGCCAGGACCCTGGCCGAGGCCTGGCGCTTCAGCGAAGCGGACCGGCTGATCCATGCGCTGCCGCTATTTCATACCCATGGCCTGTTCGTGGCCTGCAACGTGGTGACGATCAGCGGGGCCAGCCTGCTGTTCCTGTCGCGCTTCGATCCCGATGCGATCATCGAGGCAATCCCCGACGCCAGCGTGATGATGGGCGTGCCCACCTTCTACACCCGGCTGCTGCAGGACGAGCGCCTGACTCGGGAGCTGACCGCGCACATGCGGCTCTTCGTGTCAGGCTCGGCCCCACTGACCGCCGAGACCCACCAGGCCTTCGAAGCCCGTACCGGCCATGCCATCCTCGAGCGCTACGGCATGACCGAAACCAACATGAACATCTCCAACCCCTACGATGGCGAGCGCATCGCCGGCACCGTGGGCATGCCGCTGCCGGGCGTCGAAATACGCGTCACCGAACGCGAGACGCACCAGCCGTTGCCGAGCGGCGAGATCGGCATGCTCGAAGTGCGCGGCCCCAACGTCTTCATCGGCTACTGGCGCATGCCGGAAAAGACCCGCGAGGAGCTCCTCGACGACGGCTTCTTCGTCACCGGGGATCTGGCGATGGTCGACGAGCGCGGCTATATCCATATCGTCGGGCGCGACAAGGACCTGGTCATCACCGGCGGCTACAACGTCTACCCCAAGGAGGTCGAACAGGTGATCGACGAACTCGACGAGGTAGTCGAATCCGCCGTGATCGGTGTCGCGCATCCCGACTTCGGCGAAGGCGTGACGGCCGTGGTGGTACGCCAGCCATATGCCTCGCTCAGCGAGGAGGAGGTGATCGCCTCACTGAGCGACCAGCTCGCCAAGTACAAGCAGCCCAAGCGGGTAATCTTCGTCGACAATTTGCCGCGCAACACCATGGGCAAGGTGCAGAAGAACCAGCTTCGCCAGCTGTATCGGGATATCTACCGTCCGACTCATTGA